The nucleotide sequence caagatctcaccccgtggggtcaaaatgatcacaagaacggtgagcaaaaatcccagaaccacacgggggggacctagtgaatgacctgcagagagctgggaccaaagtaacaaagcctaccatcagtaacacactacgccgtcagggactcaaatcctgcagtgccagacgtgtccccctgcttaagccagtacatgtccaggcccgtctgaagtttactagagagcatttggatgatccagaagaagattgggagaatgtcatatggtcagatgaaaccaaaatagaactttttggtaaaaactcaactcgtcgtgtttggaggacaaagaatgctgagttgcatccaaagaacaccatacctactgtgaagcatgggggtggaaacaacaccgtgtaaaggacagaatgaatggggccatgtatcgtgagattttgagtgaaaacctccttccatcagcaagggcattgaaatgtggctgggtctttcagcatgacaatgatcccaaacacaccgccctggcaacgaaggagtggcttcgtaagaagcatttcaaggtcctggagtggcctagccagtctccagatctcaaccccatagaaaatctttggagggagttgaaagtctgtgttgcccagcaacagccccaaaacatcactgctctagaggagatctgcatggaggaatgggccaaaataccagcaacagtgtgtgaaaacattgtgaagacttacagaaaacgtttgacctctgtcattgccaacaaagggtatataacaaagtattgagataaacttttgttattgaccaaatacttgttttccaccataatttgcaaataaattcattaaaaatgtgattttctggattttttttctcattttgtctgtcatagttgaagtgtacctatgatggaaattacaggcctctctcatctttttaagtgggagaacttgcacaattggtggctgactaatacttttttcccccactgtacaccagctctgtcaggaggaatgggccaaaattcacccaatttagtgggaagcttgtggaaggctacccgaaatgtttgacccaagttaaacaatttaaaggaaatactaattgagtgtatgtaaacttctgaccaactgggaatgtgatgaaataaataaatgctgaaataaataattctctctactattattctgacatttcactttcttaaaataaagtggtgatcccaactgacctaagacagggaatctttactaggattaaatgtcaggaattgtgaaaaactgagtttaaatgtatttggataaggtttatgttaacttctgacttcaactgtaaatgtgcTAAAACAGTTGAACTAcgtttgtgtgtctctgtgtatgcgTGCAGTACTCAGCTGAAGCAAACAACCAGGAGTGTGAGAAGGCTGAGACGCTTGGAGCAGTGGACAGCTCCCTCAGGTAAGGTACGAGTTCTATGCCGAGTCTGATGTagcattaggcaggattaggcgaCAGATTGACGAGGGTtgcattttctgagctaaactgaccaacACGCACCTGCAACAACAaataaaacctcacataattcttcccaaaaacaatgacaatttctctcaaaAAGCATATGGGCTTTCAAGGTGAGCACTGATGCCGCTCTGTGATAAACAGTGGCAactttgtcaaaggcaggggcgcaaaatattttgcttgtccattcccagcgTGCCACTCCAGAGTGCTGTTGGACAGACTAATGCGGCACTCTACCAACGTTTCATCAAAAACATAATCGAACATAAAACATGTAGCAGATATAATCTATCCCATGTGgtcttttctgtagcctacagactGGAGATAATGTAATTAAACtgacactttttacatcatgcaggtttctccgttcaaatagcctaacctaaatggcACCCATCAAATAAAAAATGCGCTGGGCCTtacgagtggtgcagcggtctaaggcactgcatcgcagtgcttgaggcatcaatatagacccgggttcgatcccaggatgtgtcacaaccggccgtgaccagAAGTCCcgtagggcagcacacaattggctcaGAGTTGTCCGGgttgggggagggtttggccagggggttTTACTTGCCTTATCGCGCTCTAGCAGCTCCTTGTGgggggccgggcgcctgcaggctgacttccggtcatcagttgaatggtgtttcctccggcacattggtgcagctggcgggtgttaagaagcgctgTTTGgcggtcatgtttcggaggacgcatgactcgaccttcgtctctcccgagacCGTTAGGGAGTTGCAGctatgagacaagatcgtaattggattgCAATTGGATATTACAAAATTGGGGTGAAAAGTGGGTAAAATAAaaccaaaaaaataataataatgcgCTGACATTAACAAAAACATATTATAAAACCAGGTCAAAGTAAAATTGACAATATGGAAAGGACAATCAGGCTACTTACAACTGCTGTCCAGGAGTTTTATCCTGTGGGCAAATTGTCATGACCAGTGggtttcaagtttgtatctgTACATTTTTGATGAGCGAAAAAGAATatacttctgcatttcccgctgtgtaaacacattgATTCTCAATGCAAATAGGCTCAGgataactcctgataaagttgggtagctgatattcagagcttaaatagTCATTGTGATTAGTCACAGTAATCAGGACTAATTAAGTCAATGCAACTGCCTGTTACAAATGGTAgtcctaccacatggatgggcattcatacAATTATATTGCGGGCCAACGctgtaggctacaccccagtaagcacAGACCGACATCTTTTGAACGTAGATTCTGGACCAAATCTGACCCAGTcatcttttcaactttcattcagaaccgaaaaggaacctgatttcaacatctggaaaatacgtattttGCTTATCGGGACTATTGTAGTTTTGCGGAAAGCAGCTATTTTTTTTGTCTCTCCTAAGGCGGCAGAACGGCCAGGACCGGGCCTGATACTACTTCATCCCTTGTGTTGGATCAATAGCTTGACATGCCTGTGGTTGTTTCTCTGTGCAGTAAGGAGACCAGGCAGGCCCTCCTGGAATGGAACAAGCATGATGACGAGGCAGAGCGATTCTGTGTGATTGATGGTAAGTAAGCTAACCATGTTCTCTTCTCAGTGAAGGATTTTGTAGAATTTAAATATTTTGAATGTTAAACTTGTCCAAATATCTGTGAAGGACAACTAGACTTGACATTATTTGTGCCTGAGGCAACAGAATCTCATTCGAGAGGGATGTTAAATCTTCCATCTTCTTAGCATCCTCTTGTGCTGTAGGCTACAGTTTCCTGTAGTAGGCTGCAGTATGGTAGAATAGATGCAACAGACTCATCCCCTTTATGAAGGTTAATTCATACGCTGTTTATTCTAAGATGAGGAGTCTCCTGATTCCCAGTACGTGGATCTACTGCTAAATCCAGAGCGCTTCACTGGATACAAGGGGCCAGAGGCCTGGCAAATCTGGAACAGCATCTATGAGGAGAACTGCTTCAAGTAAGACTTGGTTACACTTTATAATAACTTTCATGAATAAGTCATTATAAATGCTTTATGCATGTCATACATGCTTATGAGTTGTAATGCTTATAAATGTTCATAAATGCTTCCCTTGGATGTGAATCAGTTGCCACTTAAACAATGAAATGGCattgcaatttagattttggatGTTAACAGTAGGCTACAATATGATTTTCCTCAGACCATACACTGTGAAGCGACCTCTAAATCCTATGGTATCTTACAGTGGTAAGTCCACCTGATTTACCCACTGTAGTAATTCCATAATCTTCAAATGCAATAATTAGCTTTAAAGAATAAGTTCAAATTGATCTAAGTGTcaagaatatacagtatatattttgtaTTGCAAGTTGCAACCAAAGATTTTCATTGAtcttttattgttttatttccaCCCACAGGAACTGATGGTAAGGATCGTGTTGTTTGCAATTATAGTTATTTTGGACCATGGAATGTTTGTTCATTGAGCTCAATGAGTATCCCATAAAATGAATAATCTCATGTCTTTGCAGGGAAGACATTTTACAGTTGGCTGGATGGTAAGCAGTAAAACACTTGTAACATTGACCAAAACCCCGTAACTGTTATCAGGAGAGCGGCAGGTAGCCAGCAGTTAGAGAGGTTCGAATCtcagagccgacaaggtgaaaaatctgccgatgtgcccctgatcaaggcacttaacgctaattgctctggataagagcgtctgctaaattactcaaatgtaaatgaaTGACATCCACTCATTGTCCTATGAATATCTTGAAGCACAATGTTCTGATACATATTTACCCCTTTCACACTATTGTTCTGTGCCGAGCTGTCTTGGTTACCGTGCTAGAAAAGGACAATGGGGAAAATAAAATATTGGAGCCAGCACAGGTTGCTAGGTTGACTGACCAATGAGCCTCAGTTGTCTATCATCCCCGATATCCTCCCAGGCCAGTGTGTGGAAAAGAGGGCTTTCTTTCGGCTCGTCTCTGGGCTCCACTCTAGCATCAACATACACCTGAGTGCCCGGTACCTCCTAGATGgtgagtcactctctctctctctctcacacacacacacacacacaaagaggaagctggttggtacactacatgaccaaaagtatgtggagacctgcttgtcgaacatctcattacaaaatcatgggcattaatatggagttggtcccccctttgctgctattacagcctccactcttctgggaagactttccactagatgttggaacattgctgctgggacttgcttccacagccacaagagcattagtgaggtcggccactgatgttgggcgattaagcctggctcgcagtcggtgttccaattcatcccaaagatgttcgataGAGTTGCATGTTGCCCAGATTAACTGTTATGCCTATACCATATTTACTTTTCACCTCTTAATATCTGCAATGGGAATATAAAATGGGAATATGTATTACAATATGTCCATTGATGAGGGGTGTATCAAATGACCTGCACAGAAACATCTGCTAATCCCAACCCCCTCCTTCCTAGACAGacagatctgagaggatttgattTAATCAGTATAGTGCCaccttgccctctgataggcttGCTTACATCTtgtccaatcctctcagatctatcAGAGGGCAAGGTGGCACTATACTGATTAaatcaaatcctctcagatctctaCACGTGTCCAGGGGGTATGGGCTAGTGGTTGTTTCTGGACAGAGCCAAagtctcacctcctccctctcagACAACTGGTTCCAGAAGAAGTGGGGTCACAATGTCTCTGAGTTCCAACAACGTTTCGATGCCCAGCTGACCAACGGCGAGGGCCCAAAAAGGCTGCGCAACCTCTACTTCCTCTACCTGATCGAGCTGCGTGCCCTGGCCAAAGTCCTGCCTCTTCTCCAGCGCCCCTCCTTCCAGCTGTACACTGGCCAACCCACCCAGGACCGACAACACAAACGCGTTCTCCTAGAGCTCCTCCAGGTGGCCAAGTGAGTGTACTGCAGGCAAAGAATTACTGGGTCAATCCAATTATGTAAAACACTAAGCAGAATGTATAAATATGTATTTGGTCACGGTCCAGATGAATTAacagtatattgatacaccatgtTAAACAAACAAAGTCATACTATAGCAGGGTTCGCCATCTGGTGGACCGAATTTTGCCTACGGGTGGTTTTATTTGACCCCCCCAAGTTTTCGGAGAAAAAAATTAaaatttttgtaaaatatttgttggacataaaagacgcTAAAAACAACTGGAAATCAGTTTCAAGTGATTTTCATtcaagaaatctgttcccaagtgttctcacgcataatagagacacatgatcatatacaaatgtaagcaaggtttgaaattattgttttagtcaaacattatatcggtttggcttcttgcggtcaatttgcaatcTATAAATTATTTTCCGGCCCCCGAACatctgctcaagaaaaaaatcgtcccgcagctgaatctagttgatgatcaaTGTACTATAGGGTATTATTCATGCAGTCTTCATAAGCACTCCATATATGCTTCATAAATAATGTACAAGCAAAATCAtattacatcaaatcaaatcaaatgtatttatatagcccttcttacatcagctgatatctcaaagtgctgcatAAAAGCTGATGTACTCTAAAAGGTACCTGCTTGTGTTGTATCATCGCAGTGAAAAACTCTCTAACACCCCTCAGGTCTTTCCCTTTGCACTTTGACGAGACGTCTCTGTTTGCTGGGAATAAGGAGGAAGCTGCCAATCTCAAGGTCAGTAtgctataggcctacagtatagtactcttagaacacactgaactctacggacgatatgtagtcatgtctgtcgAACTACTCAACCACTATCTGTGCTTCTCTTTCTGTTGTAATTTCTCTTTCTTTTCATTGACGTCAGGAGGATTTCAGGCTGACCTTCCGCAACATCTCCAGGATCATGGACTGTGTGGGCTGCTTTAAGTGCAGGCTCTGGGGCAAACTACAGGCGAGTGAACAGGAGAGTCCTCTTAACTCTTGTGTGTGTGATATTTGACTGCTCAGACATTTATTGTGGCGATACAAAGATCTATTTTAGTTAGTGAGGTAatattgttattgtattgtaGACACTTTGACCAATGTAGAGGGATTGAGGTGACTTAGGTTGTTATGAATGCTATAAGTATGCACTCTCACTCCATGCAGACTCAGGGGTTAGGCACAGCCCTGAAGATCTTGTTTTCCGAGCGACAGATCGAGGCTCTGCCCAAATCCAGCAGCGGCCGGCTCACTTTCCAGCTCAGTCGCCAAGAGATAGTGTCTCTCCTCAATGCCTTTGGAAGGTACAATAGTTCCTGGCATATAATTAGATATACTAGAAAAGACATGCCAGTTCAAATCAACATGAAATCTATATGGCCTCCACTTCTTTTAACTTTCAACCACTCTTAACTCTACTCAAACCCATTTCATACAGGAACTTCACTGTGTAAATAAAAGGTTAACATTTTGTTTTTCAGGATTTCAACCAGCATCAGAGAGTTGGAGAACTTCCgatcactgctgtctaaggtccGGTAGCCTGAGCCCACACGTCCCTACAGAGAGCCACATACCCACAAAAGAATAACCAGGCTGATTAGAAATGATTCAAAATACAACAGCATCAGCATGTAGCTGGGGTGTTTGGGGCTGCTGAAAGACACAAGTGAAAGTCCTGACAAGTGACTTACAAGGGGTCTAACTAAACAAACAAAGGAACATGGGCCGTAGCCAATCCCCTTTGAGCTACTTGCCAATAAGGGTGTTTCCACACAGTTTTGATCTACAGTTCGAATCAGAGTTTGAGTATTTGTtacattgtttttttttaaattgttccGGTTGGTTTCACATGCGGGTCACAAATGTCAAACGAACTAAAATTCCTAAACAAAACCACCTGTCCATTCAAGGCATAGTTTTTTTGGGACAAAAATGCTCACGTTAAATCAATCTGATTATCATGAAGCATCACTGTGTGTCCCAATCTTCATATTATTTTGTTATTCCAAAAACATGCGGGAGGAAACAACGCAATCCATGCTCTAACTGCTACGTGAATTGGCAATATTCAGTAGCCTATATCCCCGGTATAGTATGGAACGCTGTTTGCGTCTTtttgtgtcaaaaaagatacacgtcaaataacactatttgacacgttaaataagcttttaaagtcacacgtcaaataacacagtttAATTGTAGAATCTTGTGTTGGACCGCAACTTCTGGTATTCTTCAGTTCATGAAAAGAAATAGCTAGCCCAGCTACTAAaacctgttgcccaaagctaacgttataagcagccagctagcttcatgaGGCACGatcggaccgggttatgtgttatGAAGCTAGCCACAATGACGATTAGGCACAATATTGGAATTTGCCGTTTGCCtttttgaaagtgatgcagaaggttacaattggtggtcCTGCcttatttagactagataatgtcaaacaaggttggaatgtgaagcgaTGAAATGGGGTGTCAGTCTACTTGgtgacacacacagaacacaactgtgaagagtttacgcaaatattagcgttgtagctcttatcgcgggACTGTGACTGGGTGAAATCACctcccagtcagcctattgtgtgtattgacattcatattgcactgtacagctttacctaaggagtggggatcaatgaaatgggctatcagtc is from Salvelinus namaycush isolate Seneca chromosome 28, SaNama_1.0, whole genome shotgun sequence and encodes:
- the ero1a gene encoding ERO1-like protein alpha isoform X2, whose protein sequence is MKRYVFLGVLSMYYLQVSSSSSAAHGCFCQVTGSLDDCACDVETIDAFNNEQLFPKLQKLLESDYFRFYKVNLNKPCPFWTDNALCGQKNCAVIPCTPYSAEANNQECEKAETLGAVDSSLSKETRQALLEWNKHDDEAERFCVIDDEESPDSQYVDLLLNPERFTGYKGPEAWQIWNSIYEENCFKPYTVKRPLNPMVSYSGTDGKTFYSWLDGQCVEKRAFFRLVSGLHSSINIHLSARYLLDDNWFQKKWGHNVSEFQQRFDAQLTNGEGPKRLRNLYFLYLIELRALAKVLPLLQRPSFQLYTGQPTQDRQHKRVLLELLQVAKSFPLHFDETSLFAGNKEEAANLKEDFRLTFRNISRIMDCVGCFKCRLWGKLQTQGLGTALKILFSERQIEALPKSSSGRLTFQLSRQEIVSLLNAFGRISTSIRELENFRSLLSKVR
- the ero1a gene encoding ERO1-like protein alpha isoform X1, which codes for MKRYVFLGVLSMYYLQVSSSSSAAHGCFCQVTGSLDDCACDVETIDAFNNEQLFPKLQKLLESDYFRFYKVNLNKPCPFWTDNALCGQKNCAVIPCTPNEVPEGIKTNGHHNKYSAEANNQECEKAETLGAVDSSLSKETRQALLEWNKHDDEAERFCVIDDEESPDSQYVDLLLNPERFTGYKGPEAWQIWNSIYEENCFKPYTVKRPLNPMVSYSGTDGKTFYSWLDGQCVEKRAFFRLVSGLHSSINIHLSARYLLDDNWFQKKWGHNVSEFQQRFDAQLTNGEGPKRLRNLYFLYLIELRALAKVLPLLQRPSFQLYTGQPTQDRQHKRVLLELLQVAKSFPLHFDETSLFAGNKEEAANLKEDFRLTFRNISRIMDCVGCFKCRLWGKLQTQGLGTALKILFSERQIEALPKSSSGRLTFQLSRQEIVSLLNAFGRISTSIRELENFRSLLSKVR